The Pseudomonas fluorescens genome includes a window with the following:
- the hmgA gene encoding homogentisate 1,2-dioxygenase codes for MNLVSPASDLAYQSGFGNEFASEALPGALPVGQNSPQKVPYGLYAELFSGTAFTMARSEARRTWMYRIRPSANHPAFTRLERQLAGGPLGEVTPNRLRWNPLEIPAEPTDFIDGLVCMAANAGADKPAGISLYQYQANRSMERVFFNADGEWLIVPQLGRLRITTELGVLELAPLEIVVLPRGLKFRIELLDPQARGYLAENHGAPLRLPDLGPIGSNGLANPRDFLTPVAHYENLAQPTSLVQKFLGELWGCELDHSPLDVVAWHGNNVPYKYDLRRFNTIGTVSFDHPDPSIFTVLTSPTSVHGLANLDFVIFPPRWMVAENTFRPPWFHRNLMNEFMGLIQGAYDAKAEGFLPGGASLHSCMSAHGPDGETCTKAINAELQPVKIDNTMAFMFETSQVLRPSRFALDCPQLQTDYDACWASLPVTFDPTRR; via the coding sequence ATGAACCTCGTTTCCCCCGCGTCGGACCTGGCTTACCAATCAGGCTTCGGCAATGAATTTGCCAGCGAAGCCTTGCCCGGCGCCTTGCCCGTCGGCCAGAACTCGCCGCAGAAAGTCCCATACGGTCTCTATGCCGAGTTGTTCTCCGGTACGGCGTTCACCATGGCTCGCAGCGAAGCGCGGCGTACCTGGATGTATCGCATCCGACCGTCGGCCAATCATCCGGCCTTCACCAGGCTCGAACGGCAACTGGCGGGTGGCCCATTGGGCGAGGTCACGCCCAATCGCCTGCGTTGGAACCCGCTGGAGATCCCCGCCGAGCCCACCGATTTCATCGACGGCCTGGTGTGCATGGCGGCTAATGCCGGTGCGGACAAACCGGCCGGCATCAGCCTTTATCAGTACCAGGCCAACCGTTCCATGGAGCGGGTATTTTTCAATGCCGACGGTGAATGGTTGATCGTGCCGCAACTGGGACGGCTGCGGATCACCACCGAGTTGGGTGTGCTGGAACTGGCACCGCTGGAAATCGTCGTGCTGCCCCGGGGCCTGAAATTTCGCATTGAACTGCTCGACCCGCAGGCCCGTGGTTATCTTGCCGAAAACCATGGCGCACCGCTGCGCCTGCCGGATCTCGGGCCCATCGGCAGCAATGGCCTGGCGAACCCACGGGACTTCCTGACACCGGTCGCCCATTACGAGAACCTCGCGCAACCCACCTCGCTGGTGCAGAAATTCCTCGGTGAGTTATGGGGTTGCGAGCTGGACCATTCGCCCCTCGACGTGGTGGCCTGGCACGGCAACAACGTGCCGTATAAATATGATCTGCGCCGCTTCAACACCATCGGCACGGTCAGCTTCGATCATCCGGACCCATCGATTTTCACCGTGTTGACCTCGCCCACCAGCGTCCACGGCCTGGCCAACCTCGATTTCGTGATTTTCCCGCCTCGCTGGATGGTGGCAGAGAACACCTTCCGTCCACCATGGTTCCACCGCAACCTGATGAACGAATTCATGGGCCTGATCCAGGGTGCCTACGATGCCAAGGCCGAAGGTTTCCTGCCGGGTGGCGCGTCCTTGCACAGCTGCATGAGTGCCCATGGCCCGGACGGCGAGACCTGTACCAAGGCGATCAACGCTGAACTGCAGCCGGTGAAAATCGACAACACCATGGCCTTCATGTTCGAGACCAGCCAGGTGCTGCGCCCAAGCCGTTTCGCCCTGGACTGCCCGCAATTGCAAACCGACTACGATGCATGTTGGGCCTCGCTGCCTGTCACGTTCGACCCGACCCGGAGATAA
- the fahA gene encoding fumarylacetoacetase: protein MTQLSPARSWVACANGHADFPLQNLPLGIFSVDGGALRSGVAIGERIFDLQAALHAGLFDGAARQAVEAMADGQLNGFFDLGRGARVALRERLLELLREDSPLRGEVEAQGAKLLLLAADCQMHLPARINDYTDFYVGIEHAQNVGKLFRPDNPLLPNYKYVPIGYHGRASTIRPSGTDVRRPKGQTLPAGQTEPTFGPCARLDYELELGIWIGKGNALGEPIPIGDAAEHIGGFCLLNDWSARDIQAWEYQPLGPFLSKSFLTSISPWVVTAEALEPFRRPQPARPQGDPQPLPYLLDKRDQAGGAFDIELEVLLLTEAMGEQNLPAQRLTLSNTQYMYWTVAQMVAHHSVNGCQLQAGDLFGSGTLSGPENHQFGSLLEITEGGKKPIELASGEVRRFLEDGDEIILRARCRREGFASIGFGECRGKILPAS from the coding sequence ATGACTCAACTTTCCCCTGCCCGTAGCTGGGTCGCCTGTGCCAACGGCCATGCGGACTTCCCGTTGCAGAACCTGCCCTTGGGTATCTTCAGTGTCGATGGTGGTGCCCTGCGCAGCGGCGTGGCGATTGGCGAGCGGATTTTCGATCTGCAGGCGGCGCTGCACGCGGGCTTGTTTGACGGCGCTGCACGCCAAGCTGTCGAAGCCATGGCCGACGGCCAGTTGAATGGGTTTTTCGACCTGGGCCGAGGCGCCCGGGTTGCCCTGCGTGAGCGACTGCTGGAACTGCTGCGCGAGGACAGCCCCCTGCGGGGCGAGGTCGAAGCCCAGGGCGCGAAACTGCTGCTCCTCGCTGCCGACTGCCAGATGCACCTGCCGGCCAGGATCAACGACTACACCGACTTCTACGTCGGTATCGAGCACGCGCAGAATGTCGGCAAGCTGTTCCGCCCCGACAATCCGTTGCTGCCCAACTACAAATACGTCCCCATCGGTTACCACGGTCGCGCCTCGACCATTCGCCCGTCCGGCACCGACGTGCGCCGCCCCAAGGGCCAGACCCTGCCGGCCGGCCAGACCGAGCCGACGTTCGGCCCGTGTGCACGGCTGGACTATGAGCTGGAGCTAGGCATCTGGATCGGCAAGGGCAATGCCTTGGGCGAACCGATCCCCATCGGCGATGCCGCCGAGCATATTGGCGGGTTCTGCCTGCTCAACGACTGGTCGGCCCGGGATATCCAGGCCTGGGAATACCAGCCTTTGGGACCGTTTCTGTCGAAGAGTTTCCTGACCAGTATTTCGCCATGGGTGGTAACGGCTGAAGCCCTGGAACCGTTCCGTCGTCCGCAACCGGCACGCCCGCAAGGCGATCCGCAACCGCTGCCGTATTTGCTGGACAAGCGTGACCAGGCCGGTGGTGCCTTCGACATCGAATTGGAAGTCCTGTTGCTGACCGAGGCCATGGGCGAGCAAAACCTGCCGGCCCAGCGCCTGACCCTGAGCAACACCCAGTATATGTACTGGACCGTGGCGCAAATGGTCGCGCATCACAGCGTCAACGGTTGTCAGTTGCAGGCCGGCGACCTGTTTGGCTCGGGCACCTTGTCGGGCCCTGAAAACCATCAATTCGGCAGCCTGCTGGAAATCACCGAAGGCGGTAAAAAACCGATCGAATTGGCGTCTGGCGAAGTGCGCCGATTCCTCGAGGACGGTGACGAAATCATCTTGCGGGCCCGTTGCCGCCGCGAGGGCTTCGCGTCCATCGGCTTCGGCGAGTGCCGGGGCAAGATCCTGCCGGCGAGTTGA
- the maiA gene encoding maleylacetoacetate isomerase, protein MELYTYYRSTSSYRVRIALALKGLDYQALPVNLIAAPGGEHRQPAYLAINPQGRVPALRTDEGALLVQSPAIIEYLEERYPQVPLLSADLTVRAHERGVAALIGCDIHPLHNVSVLNKLRQWGHDETQVTEWIGHWISQGLAAVEQLMGDDGYCFGAAPGLADVYLIPQLYAAERFNVSLQAYPRIRRVAALAAGHPAFQQAHPANQPDTP, encoded by the coding sequence ATGGAGCTCTACACCTACTACCGCTCCACCTCGTCCTATCGGGTGCGCATTGCGTTGGCGCTCAAGGGGCTGGATTACCAGGCCTTGCCCGTCAACTTGATCGCTGCGCCTGGGGGCGAGCATCGCCAGCCGGCCTATCTGGCGATCAACCCCCAGGGCCGGGTACCGGCGTTGCGTACCGATGAGGGCGCGCTGCTGGTGCAATCGCCCGCCATCATCGAATACTTGGAGGAACGCTATCCACAGGTGCCGCTGCTCAGCGCCGACCTGACGGTGCGCGCCCATGAGCGTGGCGTCGCCGCGCTGATCGGTTGCGATATTCACCCCCTGCACAACGTCAGCGTGCTCAACAAATTGCGGCAGTGGGGCCACGATGAAACGCAGGTGACGGAGTGGATCGGGCACTGGATCAGCCAGGGATTGGCGGCCGTGGAGCAGTTGATGGGTGACGACGGTTATTGCTTCGGTGCAGCGCCGGGGCTGGCGGATGTGTACCTGATCCCGCAGTTGTACGCGGCTGAGCGGTTCAATGTGTCTTTGCAGGCGTATCCACGGATTCGTCGGGTCGCGGCATTGGCGGCTGGGCATCCGGCGTTCCAACAGGCGCACCCGGCGAATCAGCCGGATACCCCCTGA
- a CDS encoding SirB1 family protein, whose product MKPRQAFFDCLHRSPPALFEAALWIAAEHDREVDVPALLKDFKELQQRVSHGLPMLPVSELGQPLLRRLNDLGFAQDDFTPLRPRAALLDKVLARKRGQPLALGLIALELARGLEIPMVGVNFPGHFLLKVPGADHLLDPCGGRRLYPNDCRELLQRQYGANMQLKAEHLVNAEPMQMLQRLSRNLRQLHLANDDYIAALIDAERVLELGNASAADYLARASLYQRLDCPNAERFDLEHALMLSDDPIQRIRLTERLGHLPPNSVVH is encoded by the coding sequence ATGAAACCGCGCCAAGCCTTTTTTGATTGTCTGCACCGCTCCCCACCGGCGCTGTTCGAAGCGGCGCTGTGGATCGCCGCCGAACATGATCGCGAGGTCGACGTACCGGCCTTGCTGAAGGATTTCAAGGAGCTGCAACAGCGGGTCAGCCATGGCCTGCCGATGCTGCCTGTCAGCGAACTGGGCCAGCCCTTGCTGCGACGGCTCAATGACTTGGGCTTCGCCCAGGACGACTTCACGCCTCTGCGACCACGAGCGGCGTTGCTGGACAAAGTCCTGGCACGCAAACGCGGGCAGCCCCTGGCTCTCGGGCTGATTGCTCTGGAACTGGCCCGAGGCCTGGAAATTCCGATGGTCGGTGTCAATTTCCCCGGGCATTTCCTGTTGAAGGTACCCGGCGCCGATCACCTGCTCGATCCGTGCGGCGGCCGTCGGTTGTACCCCAATGACTGTCGGGAACTGCTACAGCGCCAATACGGCGCGAACATGCAGCTCAAGGCTGAACACCTGGTCAATGCCGAGCCGATGCAGATGCTGCAGCGCCTGTCGCGCAACCTGCGTCAACTGCATCTGGCGAACGACGATTACATCGCCGCCTTGATCGACGCCGAACGGGTACTGGAACTGGGAAACGCCAGCGCCGCCGACTACCTGGCCCGCGCCAGCCTGTACCAGCGACTCGATTGCCCCAACGCCGAACGCTTCGACCTGGAGCACGCCCTGATGCTCAGCGACGATCCGATCCAGCGAATCCGACTGACGGAGCGGCTGGGGCATTTGCCGCCGAATTCTGTGGTGCATTGA
- a CDS encoding Glu/Leu/Phe/Val dehydrogenase family protein, which yields MFALMQSSRLESLHLSVDPATGLKAVIAIHCSRPGPALGGCRYLAYPDDESAVADAVRLAQGMSYKAALAGLPVGGGVAVIMRPAHVESRAALFEAFGRCIEQLDGRYITAIDSGTSVADMDCIAQQTRHVTSTTASGDPAPHAAMGVFAGIRATAMARLGSDNLESLRVAIQGLGNVGYALAEQLHAAGAELLVSDIDPGKVQLAMEQLGAHPIANDALLSTPCDILAPCGLGGVLNSQSVAQLRCSAVAGSAHNQLSNLQVADQLERRGILYAPDYVINSGGLIYVALKHRGEELSTITAHLSKIGARLTEVFAHAQAEKRSPARVADELAERLLYR from the coding sequence ATGTTTGCTCTCATGCAAAGCTCCCGCCTTGAATCGCTGCACCTAAGCGTAGACCCGGCAACCGGGTTGAAGGCGGTGATTGCCATTCATTGCAGTCGTCCGGGGCCCGCCCTGGGGGGTTGTCGTTATCTTGCCTACCCCGACGACGAAAGTGCCGTGGCTGATGCCGTACGCCTGGCCCAAGGCATGAGTTACAAGGCGGCGCTGGCCGGCTTGCCGGTGGGGGGCGGGGTGGCGGTGATCATGCGCCCCGCCCATGTCGAGAGTCGGGCAGCGTTGTTCGAAGCCTTTGGTCGTTGTATCGAGCAGTTGGACGGTCGCTATATCACGGCCATCGACAGCGGCACGTCAGTGGCCGACATGGATTGCATCGCCCAGCAGACTCGCCATGTCACCAGCACCACCGCCTCGGGAGACCCTGCGCCCCACGCGGCGATGGGGGTTTTTGCCGGTATCCGTGCCACCGCCATGGCCCGCCTGGGCAGCGATAACCTCGAAAGCCTGCGGGTGGCGATCCAGGGCCTGGGCAACGTCGGTTATGCCCTGGCCGAACAACTGCACGCCGCAGGTGCCGAGCTGCTGGTCAGTGACATTGACCCAGGCAAGGTGCAATTGGCGATGGAGCAACTCGGCGCCCATCCGATCGCCAACGACGCGCTGCTCAGCACGCCCTGCGACATCCTTGCTCCTTGCGGGCTGGGTGGGGTGCTCAACAGCCAAAGCGTGGCACAACTGCGCTGCTCGGCCGTTGCCGGCTCGGCCCATAATCAGTTGAGCAACCTGCAAGTGGCCGACCAGTTGGAAAGACGTGGAATCCTCTATGCGCCGGACTATGTGATCAACTCTGGTGGCCTGATCTACGTCGCCCTGAAGCATCGCGGCGAAGAGCTGTCGACGATCACCGCGCATTTGTCGAAGATCGGTGCCCGGCTTACGGAAGTCTTTGCCCACGCCCAGGCGGAGAAGCGCTCACCGGCCCGGGTGGCCGATGAGCTGGCGGAGCGTTTGTTGTACCGCTGA
- the glyA gene encoding serine hydroxymethyltransferase, which translates to MSLQNFDPTLARLIDRERNRQETHLELIASENYVSEEVLQAQGSVLTNKYAEGYPGKRYYGGCKVVDEIENLAIERARKLFNCEYVNVQPHSGSQANQAVFLAVLEPGDTILGMSLAHGGHLTHGASVNFSGKIYRAFSYGLDTETETLDYEEMEALAREHRPKMIIAGASAYSRTIDFQRFRKICDEIGAYLMVDMAHYAGLIAAGVYPSPVGIADFITSTTHKTLRGPRGGLILAKAQYGALLDKTIFPVYQGGPLMHVIAAKAVAFNEALGDGFKHYQQRVIDNARVMADVLTRRGLRVVSGGTDCHMFLLDLRSMNITGKDAEALLESAHITLNKNAIPNDPQKPAITSGIRIGTPALTTRGFGEAECAEVANLIADLLEQPDNAARLDNTRRRVMHLCECFPVYLLR; encoded by the coding sequence ATGAGCCTGCAAAATTTCGACCCCACCCTTGCCCGCCTGATCGACCGCGAGCGCAACCGCCAGGAAACCCACCTGGAGCTGATCGCTTCGGAAAACTATGTCAGCGAGGAAGTGCTCCAGGCCCAGGGTTCCGTGCTCACCAACAAATACGCCGAAGGCTATCCGGGCAAGCGTTACTACGGCGGCTGCAAGGTCGTCGATGAAATCGAGAACCTGGCCATCGAACGCGCTCGCAAGCTGTTCAACTGCGAATACGTCAACGTGCAGCCGCACTCCGGCTCCCAAGCCAACCAGGCGGTTTTCCTGGCGGTACTTGAACCCGGCGATACCATCCTGGGCATGTCCCTGGCCCATGGCGGCCACCTGACCCACGGCGCCTCGGTGAATTTTTCCGGCAAGATCTACCGGGCATTTTCCTATGGCCTGGACACGGAAACCGAAACCCTCGACTACGAAGAAATGGAAGCCCTGGCCAGGGAACACCGGCCGAAGATGATCATCGCCGGGGCCTCGGCCTATTCGCGGACCATCGACTTCCAGCGCTTTCGCAAGATCTGCGATGAAATCGGTGCCTACCTGATGGTGGACATGGCGCACTACGCCGGCTTGATCGCCGCGGGCGTCTATCCGTCGCCGGTTGGCATCGCCGACTTCATCACCTCCACCACCCACAAGACCTTGCGCGGCCCGCGCGGCGGCCTGATTCTGGCCAAGGCGCAATATGGAGCCCTGCTCGACAAGACGATTTTCCCGGTGTACCAGGGCGGCCCGCTGATGCACGTCATCGCCGCCAAGGCCGTGGCGTTCAACGAAGCCTTGGGCGACGGGTTCAAGCATTACCAGCAGCGGGTGATCGACAACGCCCGCGTCATGGCCGACGTCCTGACCCGACGCGGCTTGCGGGTGGTGTCCGGCGGTACCGATTGCCACATGTTCCTGCTCGATCTGCGCTCGATGAACATAACCGGCAAAGACGCCGAAGCGTTGCTGGAAAGCGCCCATATCACCTTGAACAAAAACGCGATCCCCAACGATCCGCAGAAACCGGCCATCACCAGCGGCATTCGCATCGGCACGCCGGCGCTGACCACCCGTGGCTTTGGTGAAGCGGAATGTGCCGAAGTCGCGAACTTGATCGCCGACCTGCTGGAACAGCCGGACAACGCAGCACGCCTGGACAACACCCGGCGTCGAGTGATGCATTTGTGCGAATGCTTTCCGGTGTATCTGTTGAGGTAA
- the thrC gene encoding threonine synthase — protein MKNSYREYVLQCLVCDRSYQPHEVSYYCPHCKVDGALDALYDYPALKREWSRDSLAHDHARGMWRYDRLMPLSSTQFIPPLLVGNTPLYSRPELLGKGARIKVFVKDESRQPTGSLKDRASALAVAHALQSGARTVAVASTGNAASALAGMSASLGLHNVIYLPKSAPREKLAQMQGYGAEIVLVDGQYDEAFEQCLNACQEHGWYNRTTGINSYMSEGKKTVAFEMCEQLNWQVPDLVFVPVGNGCILGSVYKGFFDLLQLGWIERIPRLIGVQAEHSNFMYRAWRNDRSMQKTERRPPTSLASSINVALPRDRLKAMRAVTASGGEFICVSDPSIVAAASRLAASTGVFPEAGAASAFAGLLKYAEIHPDTPQTAVILITGSGLKDTSIFLSDSTKSQPRVLPHHVTAPLAEALI, from the coding sequence ATGAAAAATTCGTACAGAGAGTATGTATTGCAGTGCCTGGTTTGCGATCGAAGCTACCAGCCCCATGAGGTCAGCTATTACTGCCCTCATTGCAAAGTCGATGGTGCCCTGGACGCGCTTTACGATTACCCGGCACTCAAGCGCGAATGGTCCCGGGACAGCCTGGCCCATGACCACGCCCGTGGCATGTGGCGCTATGACCGCTTGATGCCGTTGAGCTCGACGCAGTTCATTCCACCGTTACTGGTGGGCAACACGCCGCTGTACTCGCGCCCGGAATTGCTCGGCAAGGGCGCCCGGATCAAAGTCTTCGTAAAAGACGAATCGCGGCAACCGACCGGGTCGTTGAAGGATCGCGCCAGCGCCCTGGCGGTGGCCCACGCCCTGCAATCCGGTGCACGCACCGTGGCAGTGGCCAGCACCGGCAATGCCGCTTCGGCATTGGCCGGGATGAGCGCCAGCCTGGGCTTGCACAACGTCATCTACCTGCCCAAGAGCGCGCCCCGCGAAAAGCTCGCGCAGATGCAGGGCTACGGCGCCGAGATCGTGCTGGTCGACGGGCAATATGACGAAGCCTTCGAACAATGTCTCAACGCCTGCCAAGAGCACGGCTGGTACAATCGCACCACCGGGATCAACTCGTACATGAGCGAAGGCAAGAAGACCGTCGCCTTCGAGATGTGCGAACAACTCAACTGGCAAGTGCCGGACCTGGTGTTCGTGCCCGTCGGCAACGGCTGCATCCTGGGCTCGGTCTACAAAGGCTTTTTCGACTTGCTGCAATTGGGCTGGATCGAACGCATCCCACGCCTGATCGGCGTGCAGGCCGAGCACAGCAACTTCATGTACCGCGCCTGGCGCAACGACCGCTCGATGCAGAAAACCGAGCGCCGCCCCCCCACCAGCCTGGCCAGCAGCATCAATGTGGCGCTGCCGCGTGATCGCCTCAAGGCCATGCGTGCGGTCACCGCCAGCGGCGGTGAGTTCATCTGTGTCAGTGATCCGAGCATTGTCGCCGCCGCCTCGAGATTGGCCGCCAGCACCGGCGTGTTTCCAGAAGCCGGCGCCGCCAGTGCCTTCGCCGGTCTGCTCAAGTACGCCGAAATACACCCCGACACACCGCAAACCGCCGTGATCCTGATCACCGGCAGCGGTTTGAAAGACACCTCCATTTTTCTATCCGACTCGACCAAAAGCCAGCCACGGGTGTTGCCGCATCACGTGACTGCGCCGCTGGCCGAGGCGCTTATCTAG
- a CDS encoding Rid family detoxifying hydrolase, giving the protein MQTTAQIQPAAKPFLGEENVIFTDKAPLPLGTYSQGIKVSHGQTIYLSAQTPVSALNNEVLAKDFEGQLRQTLDNLVQMAEAAGGTLANVVKVTAFITDLSEFPTLNRVMEEYFTKPYPARTTAGASALARNTLVAIDAIMVI; this is encoded by the coding sequence ATGCAAACCACCGCTCAAATCCAGCCCGCCGCCAAACCTTTCCTGGGCGAAGAGAACGTCATTTTCACCGACAAGGCGCCATTGCCGCTGGGTACCTATTCCCAGGGCATCAAGGTCAGCCACGGGCAGACCATCTACCTGTCGGCACAGACCCCGGTCTCGGCGCTGAACAACGAAGTGCTGGCCAAGGATTTCGAAGGCCAACTGCGCCAGACCCTCGACAACCTGGTGCAAATGGCCGAAGCGGCAGGTGGCACCCTGGCGAACGTGGTCAAGGTCACGGCGTTCATCACTGACTTGAGTGAGTTCCCGACCCTCAACCGCGTCATGGAAGAGTACTTCACCAAGCCCTACCCGGCCCGCACCACCGCGGGCGCCAGTGCACTGGCACGCAACACCCTGGTTGCCATCGACGCCATCATGGTGATCTGA
- a CDS encoding NAD(P)/FAD-dependent oxidoreductase: protein MTTRYDFIVVGGGIAGVSAAYELAAHGSVCLLEQEQQLAYHTTGRSAAISMESYGNQQIRSLTCASRRFFENPPEGLAEHPLWSPRGALIVAQAARVDKLKARFSAVLGQVPTAELLDDKQVQELVPYLAEGAWSAGIYEPSAFDLDVHGIHGAYLGGLRARGGVIKRETEVLRGEHRDGHWRLHTQDGQQLQAAVVVNAAGAWADEFAERCGVPKVGVRPLRRTVLAVDPQCDVHHTPYLGTVDEDIFIKPEAGRLIVSPCDESPSLPCDALPEELDLAITMDRLQNTTRLRPRSIINKWAGLRTFVADRSPVLGQDPQQESFIWLAALGGYGIQAAPAIARLCSHAALGIAMPDDLAALQLNYQHFSPARCRDEEFSSQAVKQVADLH, encoded by the coding sequence ATGACCACTCGTTACGACTTCATTGTGGTGGGTGGCGGCATCGCCGGCGTGTCTGCCGCTTATGAGTTGGCAGCCCATGGCAGCGTCTGCCTGCTCGAACAGGAACAGCAACTGGCCTATCACACCACGGGGCGTTCAGCCGCGATCTCGATGGAAAGCTACGGCAACCAACAGATCCGCTCACTGACCTGCGCATCCCGGCGCTTTTTCGAGAACCCGCCCGAGGGCCTGGCCGAGCATCCGCTATGGTCGCCCCGGGGCGCGCTGATCGTGGCCCAGGCGGCACGGGTGGACAAACTCAAAGCGCGTTTCAGCGCCGTCCTGGGGCAAGTGCCCACGGCCGAGCTGCTCGACGACAAGCAAGTGCAGGAGCTGGTCCCCTACCTCGCCGAAGGCGCCTGGAGCGCCGGGATCTACGAGCCCAGCGCCTTCGATCTGGATGTGCATGGCATCCACGGCGCCTACCTCGGTGGGCTGCGGGCCCGCGGCGGCGTGATCAAGCGCGAGACCGAAGTGCTGCGTGGCGAACATCGCGACGGGCACTGGCGCTTGCACACCCAGGACGGCCAGCAATTGCAAGCAGCCGTCGTGGTCAACGCCGCCGGTGCCTGGGCCGATGAATTCGCCGAGCGCTGCGGCGTGCCCAAGGTTGGTGTCCGACCATTGCGGCGCACCGTACTGGCGGTCGATCCACAGTGCGACGTGCACCACACGCCCTACCTGGGCACGGTCGACGAGGACATTTTCATCAAGCCTGAAGCCGGGCGGCTGATCGTCTCCCCCTGCGATGAAAGCCCTTCGTTGCCCTGCGACGCACTGCCGGAAGAGCTTGACCTGGCCATCACCATGGATCGCCTGCAAAACACCACGCGCCTGCGTCCGCGTTCGATCATCAACAAATGGGCGGGCCTGCGAACCTTCGTCGCCGACCGCTCGCCGGTGCTCGGCCAGGACCCACAGCAAGAGAGTTTTATCTGGCTCGCCGCCCTCGGTGGCTACGGCATCCAGGCTGCGCCCGCCATTGCACGCCTGTGCAGCCATGCGGCGCTGGGCATCGCCATGCCGGACGACCTGGCGGCGCTGCAGCTCAACTATCAGCATTTTTCCCCGGCCCGTTGCCGCGATGAGGAATTTTCCAGCCAGGCCGTCAAGCAGGTTGCCGATTTGCACTAA
- a CDS encoding benzoate/H(+) symporter BenE family transporter, with the protein MDTFRKDLSLSAIIAGFIAVIISYAGPLIIVFQAAKEAHLPNDVVSSWIWAISIGSGITGLFLSWRLRVPVITAWSTPGAALLVSMLPTVTLPQAIGAYVVASMIIALVGLSGAFDKLMSRLPKAIAAAMLAGILFRFGAELFTSIKLQPALVLAMIAAYLIFKRFSPRYAILSVLIVGCAVAASFGELNSTSITIAVAQPVFIAPEWNWHAIINIGLPLALVTLTGQYVPGMAVLRTSGYNTPARSIISVTAIGSILMAPFGSHGLNLAAITAAICTGREAHEDRDKRYMAGIACGVFYILMGTFGATLASVFSALPKELIASLAGLALFGAISAGLTGAMADEKQREAALITFLVTASGMSFLGLAAAFWGLIFGLVAHFVLTYTRERKAAVIAEGSRP; encoded by the coding sequence ATGGACACATTCAGAAAGGATCTATCTCTGTCGGCGATCATCGCGGGCTTCATCGCCGTGATCATTTCCTACGCAGGCCCACTTATCATCGTGTTCCAGGCAGCCAAGGAAGCGCACCTGCCCAATGACGTGGTGTCTTCATGGATCTGGGCCATTTCCATTGGCAGCGGGATTACCGGCTTGTTCCTGAGCTGGCGCCTGCGTGTTCCGGTCATTACCGCTTGGTCGACACCGGGTGCAGCGTTACTGGTGTCGATGCTGCCCACCGTGACCCTGCCCCAGGCCATCGGTGCCTATGTGGTGGCGTCGATGATCATCGCGTTGGTCGGCCTGTCCGGTGCGTTCGACAAACTGATGAGCCGCCTGCCCAAGGCCATTGCCGCCGCCATGCTCGCCGGGATCCTGTTCCGCTTCGGCGCCGAGCTGTTTACGTCGATCAAACTGCAGCCGGCGCTGGTGTTGGCGATGATCGCGGCGTACCTGATCTTCAAGCGCTTTTCGCCACGCTACGCGATCCTGTCGGTGCTGATCGTCGGTTGCGCGGTGGCCGCCTCGTTCGGCGAACTCAACAGCACCTCGATCACCATCGCCGTGGCCCAACCGGTCTTCATCGCCCCTGAATGGAACTGGCATGCAATCATCAACATCGGCCTGCCACTGGCGCTGGTGACCTTGACCGGCCAGTACGTGCCAGGCATGGCGGTATTGCGCACCTCGGGCTACAACACGCCAGCACGCTCGATCATTTCGGTCACCGCGATTGGCTCGATCCTGATGGCCCCGTTCGGTTCCCACGGTTTGAACCTGGCGGCCATTACCGCAGCGATCTGCACCGGCCGCGAAGCCCACGAAGACCGCGACAAACGCTACATGGCCGGGATCGCCTGCGGGGTGTTCTACATTCTGATGGGGACCTTTGGCGCCACCCTGGCCTCGGTGTTCTCCGCACTGCCAAAAGAATTGATCGCTTCCCTCGCCGGTCTCGCCTTGTTCGGCGCGATCAGTGCCGGGCTGACCGGCGCCATGGCTGACGAGAAACAACGCGAAGCGGCACTGATCACCTTCCTGGTAACGGCTTCGGGCATGAGTTTCCTCGGCCTGGCCGCCGCGTTCTGGGGCTTGATCTTCGGCCTCGTGGCGCACTTCGTGCTGACCTACACCCGCGAACGCAAAGCCGCCGTTATTGCCGAGGGCAGCCGACCATGA